The Halictus rubicundus isolate RS-2024b unplaced genomic scaffold, iyHalRubi1_principal scaffold0174, whole genome shotgun sequence genome has a segment encoding these proteins:
- the LOC143363919 gene encoding uncharacterized protein LOC143363919, with translation MGLTTDEINKAVLRIIKLTQQEGFGKEIHSITKQNDSSSALSPLNPFIDKDGLLRVGGRLAHSKLTYSEKHPLLLPKGHHVTNLIIRHHHLQNFHSGIQATLHSIRQRDPYWSIVIVATRSENATTFLATME, from the exons ATGGGACTCACAACAGACGAGATAAACAAGGCCGTTTTGCGAATAATAAAGCTCACACAGCAGGAAGGGTTTGGCAAGGAAATTCATAGCATCACCAAACAGAACGATAGCAGTAGCGCATTATCCCCATTAAATCCATTTATAGACAAGGACGGATTATTGAGAGTAGGCGGTCGATTAGCACACTCCAAGCTAACATATTCAGAAAAACATCCATTGTTACTACCAAAGGGCCATCACGTCACAAACTTGATTATAAGGCATCATCATCTGCAAAACTTTCACAGCGGAATCCAAGCGACTCTTCATTCCATTCGACAAAG AGATCCCTACTGGTCGATTGTCATCGTGGCAACACGTTCAGAAAATGCGACAACATTTTTGGCGACGATGGAGTAA